A section of the Flavobacterium ardleyense genome encodes:
- a CDS encoding LptF/LptG family permease, which yields MKILDKYILTSFITTFGTVFVILFLIFILQTVWLFIGELAGKDLDVLLIFKFLIYKMPSVVPLVLPLSIVLASIMTFGNLSENYEFAAMKSAGISLNRAMRGLSVFIAILAIAAFAFANNIIPFAEYKFVNFRKNLAQVQPALAIAEGQFNDVGDYNIKVNKKSGKDGRFLTGITIHKKSKLDTRNSTVIKAKTGELISSKQSSVLQLVLNDGYYYEDVIPKNFQDRNKVPFAKSSFKKYILNIDLSTLTGSNLDDTQISNTNTMLTVDELRYTIDSLDLDYMKELKSFSENSHQRTGILNPYLPQTNTIDLPVVQTKKLPNSTAVLNLFDKTDQIEILKVANSFVLNTSFGISSSKIEFENKQKNINSHWIAFYEKFVIAFSCFLMFFIGAPLGAIIRKGGLGLPIVFAVLIFIIFHFINTFGKKIAQENEISPFLGTWMSSIVLAPLAVLLTYRATNDVGLINFDRILDPIQKIFKKFIPTKK from the coding sequence GTGAAAATACTTGACAAGTACATTCTTACAAGCTTTATAACTACATTCGGAACTGTATTTGTAATCTTATTTTTAATTTTTATTCTACAAACGGTTTGGCTATTTATAGGAGAACTTGCTGGGAAAGACCTGGATGTGCTTCTTATTTTCAAGTTTCTTATTTATAAAATGCCAAGCGTTGTACCTCTTGTACTTCCGCTCTCGATTGTACTTGCTTCAATTATGACCTTTGGTAATCTCTCAGAGAATTATGAGTTTGCTGCAATGAAATCGGCGGGTATTTCACTTAATCGGGCGATGCGTGGTTTATCGGTTTTTATAGCAATTCTCGCGATTGCCGCTTTCGCCTTTGCAAATAATATAATTCCATTTGCGGAATATAAGTTTGTAAATTTTCGTAAAAATTTAGCTCAAGTCCAACCTGCTCTTGCCATCGCCGAAGGGCAGTTTAATGACGTGGGTGATTACAACATCAAAGTCAACAAAAAATCCGGAAAAGATGGGCGATTTCTTACTGGAATCACCATTCACAAAAAGTCTAAATTAGATACTCGGAATTCCACAGTTATCAAAGCAAAAACTGGCGAGCTTATTAGTAGTAAGCAATCTAGTGTTTTGCAATTAGTACTTAATGATGGCTATTATTACGAAGATGTAATTCCAAAAAACTTCCAAGACCGAAATAAAGTACCCTTTGCTAAAAGCTCTTTTAAAAAATATATCCTAAATATTGATCTTTCAACGCTTACAGGTAGTAATTTGGACGATACTCAGATAAGTAATACTAATACGATGCTAACAGTTGACGAACTGCGGTACACAATTGATTCGCTCGATCTAGACTACATGAAAGAATTAAAATCGTTTTCAGAAAATAGCCATCAAAGAACAGGAATTCTAAATCCCTATTTACCGCAAACAAATACTATCGATTTGCCAGTTGTCCAAACTAAAAAACTTCCAAATAGTACAGCTGTTTTGAATTTATTTGATAAGACCGATCAAATCGAAATTTTGAAAGTTGCTAATAGTTTTGTTTTAAATACTTCTTTTGGAATAAGCAGTTCTAAAATAGAATTTGAAAATAAGCAGAAGAATATCAATAGTCACTGGATCGCTTTTTACGAAAAATTTGTAATCGCATTTTCATGTTTTCTGATGTTCTTTATCGGTGCTCCTTTAGGCGCTATTATACGCAAAGGAGGATTGGGACTTCCAATAGTTTTTGCTGTATTAATATTTATCATCTTCCACTTTATAAATACCTTTGGCAAGAAAATCGCTCAAGAGAATGAAATTTCTCCTTTTTTAGGAACATGGATGTCATCGATTGTATTAGCACCTCTGGCTGTTTTGCTTACATATAGAGCAACAAACGACGTAGGGTTAATAAACTTCGATCGAATTTTAGATCCTATCCAAAAAATATTTAAAAAATTTATACCCACAAAAAAATAA
- a CDS encoding diacylglycerol kinase family protein, giving the protein MEFKKDTSFISGRIKSFSFAYKGAYKLITTEHSIMAQLAIGMLVVGAGFYFDISREEWIMQTMATGMVLAVEGLNTAVEKIADFIHPGFHKTIGFIKDIAAGAVFFAATAALIVGALIYWPYIF; this is encoded by the coding sequence ATGGAATTTAAAAAAGACACTTCTTTTATTTCCGGACGGATTAAAAGTTTTTCCTTCGCATATAAGGGAGCATATAAACTTATTACAACAGAGCATAGCATCATGGCTCAATTGGCTATAGGTATGCTTGTAGTAGGCGCAGGATTCTATTTTGATATTAGTCGTGAAGAATGGATTATGCAAACAATGGCGACAGGAATGGTCCTTGCCGTTGAAGGTCTAAATACCGCAGTCGAAAAAATTGCCGACTTTATTCATCCAGGATTCCATAAAACTATAGGTTTCATTAAAGATATTGCCGCTGGAGCAGTGTTTTTTGCAGCTACGGCAGCATTAATTGTTGGTGCATTAATTTATTGGCCTTACATTTTTTAA
- the tpx gene encoding thiol peroxidase: MASITLHGSKVNTLGMLPELNTQAPDFTLVNTDLVTKSLKDFAGKNLILNIFPSVDTGVCAASVRAFNQKAAALENTEVLCISKDLPFAQKRFCGAEGIENVTNLSDFREGQFGKDYNVTIADGPMQGLHSRAIVIINSNGKVIYTEQVSEIADEPNYDAAIAAL, translated from the coding sequence ATGGCTTCAATAACACTACACGGATCGAAAGTAAATACATTGGGAATGTTACCTGAATTAAATACTCAAGCTCCTGATTTTACTTTAGTTAATACAGATCTTGTCACTAAATCATTGAAAGATTTTGCTGGAAAAAATTTAATTTTAAATATCTTTCCCAGCGTTGACACCGGTGTCTGCGCAGCATCGGTTCGCGCTTTTAATCAGAAAGCTGCAGCTTTGGAAAATACAGAAGTGCTTTGCATCTCAAAAGATTTACCTTTTGCTCAAAAGAGATTTTGTGGCGCTGAAGGAATAGAAAATGTAACAAACTTATCTGATTTCAGAGAAGGTCAATTTGGCAAGGACTACAATGTTACCATCGCTGATGGTCCTATGCAAGGATTGCATTCCCGTGCAATTGTAATTATCAATAGCAATGGGAAAGTTATCTATACTGAGCAAGTTAGTGAAATTGCAGATGAGCCAAATTACGACGCAGCGATTGCGGCACTATAG
- a CDS encoding DUF6952 family protein — MKLPVIKHLTQFIEENDQDYLVEAIEVLEALTEVSSLKDEEIDVIAELISNMYGAIEVDKMIKDGTPQKEALNTFMKRVLGSIDQ; from the coding sequence ATGAAACTACCTGTAATAAAGCATCTTACGCAGTTTATAGAAGAAAATGATCAAGATTACTTAGTAGAAGCTATTGAAGTTTTGGAAGCATTAACTGAAGTATCTTCTCTTAAAGATGAAGAAATAGATGTAATTGCCGAATTAATTTCAAATATGTACGGAGCAATCGAAGTAGATAAGATGATCAAGGATGGTACTCCACAAAAAGAAGCTCTCAATACATTTATGAAGAGAGTATTGGGTTCTATAGATCAATAA
- a CDS encoding thioredoxin family protein has translation MLIELNEDTLATLVSENNKVVVQYSASWCGNCRIMKPKFKKMATENDDMTFVIVDAEKSPESRKLANVSNLPTFATFHNGVLVNETQTNKAEILGDLVTEIKNK, from the coding sequence ATGTTAATTGAATTAAACGAAGACACTTTGGCTACTCTAGTTAGCGAAAACAATAAAGTAGTTGTTCAGTATTCTGCTAGCTGGTGTGGTAACTGTCGTATTATGAAGCCAAAATTTAAAAAAATGGCTACAGAAAATGATGATATGACATTTGTAATTGTAGATGCAGAGAAATCACCAGAATCTAGGAAGCTCGCCAATGTGAGTAATCTTCCAACTTTTGCAACATTTCATAATGGAGTTCTTGTAAATGAGACTCAGACAAATAAAGCAGAGATTTTGGGAGATCTAGTTACTGAAATAAAAAACAAATAG
- a CDS encoding DNA translocase FtsK, whose amino-acid sequence MAKTVKKDSTSKKATTVSPEVKKKRLKQYKLVFGILLIVLSLALLLAFVSFYIYGTQDQSTLAVFDDRSEHTRNWLGKVGAYLADLFIFRGFGVASFLFVKLFFLTGLSVVLDVSLQKLKLIWFWDLFAMVLISVFCGFFASTLPELGGTVGYEISLYLQDFLGYSGTVIVLIFSLLIFLVAKFELSTDKVATYFEKKKEDFKARMPVAENATDAYNLEEYAVDDNAEDSFEPIAKEKPASKFEINKESLKPTISHHSEIKKEVVLPKVESPKVEPPIVETMKPETILSLEPKVPVSENNKVEEFVIETAAEEEVVEENLANRLVADFGLFDPTLDLSNYKFPTLDLLKEYSGVGITINQQELEENKNRIVETLRNYKIEIAQIKATVGPSVTLYEIVPEAGIRISKIKSLEDDIALSLSALGIRIIAPIPGKGTIGIEVPNKNPTMVSMRSVIGSAKFQEAEMELPIALGKTISNETFVVDLAKMPHLLMAGATGQGKSVGLNAVLTSLLYKKHPAEVKFVLVDPKKVELTLFNKIERHYLAKLPDGEDAIITDNTKVINTLNSLCIEMDNRYNLLKDAMVRNIKEYNDKFKSRKLNPENGHRFLPYIVLVVDEFADLIMTAGKEVETPIARLAQLARAIGIHLIIATQRPSVNVITGIIKANFPARIAFRVTSKIDSRTILDTAGADQLIGRGDLLYTNGNDVVRVQCAFVDTPEVERITEYIGSQKAYPEAYLLPEFDKDDSGINLDMNISERDTLFREAAEIIVGAQQGSASLLQRKLKLGYNRAGRLIDQLESAGIVGPFEGSKARGVNISDLSALDQFFNNEQNS is encoded by the coding sequence ATGGCAAAAACGGTTAAAAAAGATTCTACTTCTAAGAAAGCTACAACTGTTAGTCCAGAAGTCAAGAAGAAAAGATTGAAGCAATATAAGTTGGTGTTTGGAATATTGCTTATTGTTCTTTCATTGGCGCTATTATTAGCTTTTGTTTCATTTTATATTTATGGTACTCAGGACCAAAGCACATTGGCAGTATTTGATGATCGATCTGAGCATACACGCAATTGGCTCGGAAAAGTTGGTGCCTACCTTGCTGATCTTTTCATTTTTAGAGGTTTTGGAGTCGCTTCTTTTCTATTTGTAAAATTATTTTTCCTGACTGGTCTTTCTGTAGTTTTGGATGTTTCATTACAAAAATTAAAATTAATTTGGTTTTGGGACTTATTTGCAATGGTACTCATCTCTGTGTTCTGTGGATTTTTTGCATCAACCTTACCAGAATTAGGTGGAACGGTTGGCTACGAGATCAGTCTTTATTTACAGGATTTTCTGGGATATTCGGGGACTGTGATAGTTTTAATATTTTCATTGCTAATATTTCTAGTAGCTAAATTTGAATTGTCTACGGATAAAGTTGCCACTTATTTCGAAAAGAAAAAAGAAGACTTCAAAGCGAGAATGCCAGTAGCCGAAAATGCTACTGATGCTTATAATTTAGAAGAATATGCGGTTGATGACAATGCCGAGGATTCTTTTGAACCAATTGCAAAAGAAAAGCCAGCGTCCAAATTTGAAATAAATAAAGAAAGTTTAAAACCAACGATTAGTCACCATTCGGAAATTAAAAAAGAAGTTGTTTTACCAAAAGTGGAAAGCCCAAAAGTGGAACCTCCGATTGTGGAAACGATGAAACCTGAAACCATCTTATCATTAGAACCAAAAGTTCCAGTGAGTGAAAATAATAAAGTTGAAGAATTTGTTATAGAAACTGCGGCCGAAGAAGAAGTTGTGGAGGAAAATTTGGCCAACAGACTTGTTGCTGATTTTGGACTATTTGACCCAACTCTAGATTTATCTAATTATAAATTTCCGACCCTTGATTTATTAAAGGAATATTCGGGTGTCGGAATTACGATTAACCAACAAGAATTAGAAGAAAATAAAAATCGAATTGTTGAAACTCTTCGGAATTATAAAATAGAAATTGCACAAATTAAAGCTACCGTAGGACCTTCGGTAACCTTGTACGAAATTGTTCCAGAAGCGGGAATTAGAATTTCGAAAATTAAAAGCTTGGAAGACGATATTGCATTGTCACTTTCGGCGTTGGGAATTAGAATTATTGCACCGATACCTGGAAAGGGAACAATTGGTATTGAGGTACCAAATAAAAATCCAACTATGGTATCTATGCGCTCTGTTATTGGCTCAGCCAAATTTCAAGAAGCGGAAATGGAACTTCCAATTGCTTTAGGCAAAACAATATCCAATGAAACTTTTGTTGTGGATCTTGCCAAAATGCCACACCTTTTGATGGCTGGAGCAACTGGGCAGGGGAAATCTGTGGGCCTTAACGCAGTACTTACTTCCCTACTGTACAAAAAGCACCCAGCCGAAGTGAAATTTGTTTTGGTTGACCCGAAAAAAGTTGAGTTAACCTTATTCAATAAAATTGAAAGACATTATCTAGCAAAACTTCCTGATGGAGAGGATGCGATTATTACCGACAACACCAAGGTTATTAATACTTTAAATTCGCTTTGTATAGAAATGGACAACCGTTACAATCTTCTTAAAGATGCGATGGTTCGAAACATTAAAGAATACAATGATAAATTTAAATCTCGAAAATTAAACCCAGAAAATGGGCACCGTTTCCTACCATATATAGTATTGGTTGTCGACGAATTCGCCGATTTAATTATGACTGCAGGAAAAGAAGTTGAAACACCAATTGCACGGCTTGCACAGCTTGCGAGAGCGATTGGAATCCACTTAATTATTGCAACACAGCGACCTTCGGTAAACGTAATTACAGGTATTATTAAAGCGAATTTCCCTGCTCGTATTGCCTTTAGAGTGACATCAAAGATTGATTCACGTACAATTTTGGACACTGCAGGTGCCGATCAGTTAATTGGTCGTGGAGATTTACTCTATACCAATGGTAATGATGTTGTGCGCGTGCAATGTGCTTTTGTTGACACTCCCGAGGTTGAACGAATTACTGAATATATTGGATCGCAAAAAGCTTATCCCGAGGCTTATCTGCTTCCGGAGTTTGATAAAGATGATAGTGGCATTAATCTTGATATGAATATTTCTGAACGAGATACGCTCTTTAGAGAAGCTGCAGAAATCATTGTTGGCGCCCAACAAGGATCGGCTTCATTGCTTCAAAGGAAACTTAAATTAGGATACAACCGCGCAGGAAGATTGATTGATCAATTAGAATCGGCAGGAATTGTTGGTCCATTTGAGGGAAGTAAAGCCAGAGGAGTTAATATTAGTGATTTATCAGCGCTCGATCAATTCTTTAATAACGAACAAAACTCTTAA
- a CDS encoding LolA family protein: protein MKKLVQILLIALITFSAQAQDKKAKALLDEVTSKIKSYDNIAIDFKYQLNNAKENINQDSKGNVTMQGNKYLLNFMGVTKIFDGQKTYTIVPEDEEVSISKVDDNDDNAITPSKMLTFFNKGYKYDWDILQNVKGRKIQYVKLTPISSKDQRKDILLGIDIQTKHIYNLIESGKNGTKTTLTVNSFKTNQPLSKNQFIFAQNKYPNYYINKLD, encoded by the coding sequence ATGAAAAAGTTAGTACAGATTTTACTTATTGCATTAATCACATTTAGCGCGCAAGCTCAAGATAAAAAGGCAAAAGCACTACTCGATGAAGTAACTTCAAAGATTAAATCTTACGATAATATTGCAATTGATTTTAAATATCAACTCAATAACGCAAAAGAAAATATCAATCAAGACAGCAAAGGAAATGTTACCATGCAGGGCAATAAGTATTTGCTTAATTTTATGGGTGTTACTAAAATTTTTGACGGTCAAAAAACTTATACTATAGTTCCAGAAGATGAAGAAGTATCTATTAGTAAAGTTGATGATAATGACGATAATGCAATTACCCCATCCAAAATGTTGACATTCTTTAATAAAGGATATAAATATGATTGGGATATTTTGCAAAACGTAAAAGGACGAAAAATTCAGTATGTAAAATTGACTCCAATTAGCTCTAAAGATCAGCGAAAAGACATCCTTTTAGGAATCGATATTCAGACAAAACATATCTATAATTTGATTGAAAGCGGCAAAAATGGTACGAAGACAACACTCACTGTTAATTCTTTTAAAACCAATCAGCCACTGTCAAAAAATCAATTTATATTTGCGCAGAATAAATATCCTAACTATTACATTAATAAACTCGATTAA